In Perca fluviatilis chromosome 11, GENO_Pfluv_1.0, whole genome shotgun sequence, the following proteins share a genomic window:
- the LOC120568786 gene encoding serine/threonine-protein kinase tousled-like 1-B isoform X1, with protein sequence MSVQSNSGSGGGSLEATPSWSQLSSSPTISQQHITATAKSKEGPMEELHSLDPRRQELLEARFTGAVTGNTGGSTGSTSGGAKGLANESSNHSYGSLGSSSDKESENSDLKRGSSPAYSTPEKKHSESSRGRKRKAETYSESSQGKTSTRGPKISDYFDFQGGNGSSPVRGLPSTRRSPQNSHSAPGSIVRQNSSSPTSLCFGEHNPKASSSKCVQTELTGLKLAALESNKSLDLEKKEGRIDDLLRANCDLRRQIDEQQKLLEKYKERLNKCITMSKKLLVEKSTQEKQSCREKSMQDRLRLGHFTTVRHGASYTEQWTDGYAFQNLIKQQEGINQQREEIERQRKLLAKRKPPNPASPSLSVASTSEPKQRKTKVVNGNDSDPFLKPSLPQLLTLAEYHEQEEIFKLRLGHLKKEEAEIQAELERLERVRNLHIRELKRINNEDSSAFKDHPTLNERYLLLHLLGRGGFSEVYKAFDLFEQRYAAVKIHQLNKNWREEKKENYHKHACREYRIHKQLDHPRIVKLYDYFSLDTDTFCTVLEFCEGNDLDFYLKQNKLMSEKEARSIVMQIVSALRYLNEIKPPIIHYDLKPGNILLVDGTACGEIKITDFGLSKIMDDDNYGVDGMDLTSQGAGTYWYLPPECFVVGKEPPKISNKVDVWSVGVIFFQCLYGRKPFGHNQSQQDILQENTILKATEVQFPAKPQASTEAKAFIRRCLAYRKEDRFDVHQLCSDSYLLPHMRRSNSSGSLQPSASSLSTY encoded by the exons ATGAGTGTCCAAAGTAACAGTGGAAGTGGTGGTGGAAGTTTGGAGGCGACGCCATCTTGGTCGCAGCTCTCCTCGTCCCCAACGATTTCTCAACAACATATAACGGCGACCGCAAAGAGCAAGGAAG GCCCCATGGAGGAGCTGCACAGCCTGGACCCCAGGAGACAGGAGCTGCTGGAGGCCAGGTTCACAGGAGCTGTCACTGGCAACACAGGAGGCAGCACTGGGAGCACCAGTGGAGGTGCTAAG GGTCTGGCCAATGAGTCCTCTAACCACAGCTATGGCAGTCTGGGCTCATCTAGCGACAAGGAGTCCGag aACTCTGATTTGAAAAGAGGGAGCTCCCCTGCCTACTCA ACCCCGGAGAAGAAGCACTCTGAATCGTCCAGAGGGAGGAAAAGGAAAGCTGAAACCTATTCAGAGAGTAGTCAAG GTAAGACTTCCACACGTGGGCCCAAGATCAGCGACTACTTTGAC TTCCAGGGTGGAAATGGTTCCAGTCCAGTCAGAGGCCTCCCATCGACTCGTCGCTCTCCACAGAACTCGCACTCTGCCCCAGGCTCAATC GTCCGGCAGAATAGCTCCTCTCCTACAAGTCTGTGTTTTGGGGAGCACAATCCTAAAGCTTCCTCCAGCAAGTGTGTCCAG ACGGAGTTAACAGGCCTGAAACTTGCTGCTCTGGAGAGCAATAAGAGTCTGGacctggaaaaaaaagaagggcgAATAGATGACCTGCTCAGG GCTAACTGTGACCTGCGGAGACAGATAGATGAACAGCAAAAACTGCTGGAGAAATACAAGGAGAGGCTCAATAAGTGCATCACTATGAGCAAGAAACTGCTTGTAGAGAAG AGCACCCAGGAGAAGCAGTCGTGTCGTGAGAAGAGCATGCAGGACCGTCTCCGTCTCGGTCACTTCACCACTGTCAGACACGGAGCGTCCTACACGGAGCAGTGGACGGACGGATACGCATTCCAGAACCTGATCAA GCAACAGGAGGGCATCAACCAGCAGAGGGAGGAGATAGAGCGACAGAGGAAGCTGCTGGCCAAGAGGAAGCCTCCAAACCCTgcatctccctccctctcggTGGCCTCCACCTCTGAACCCAAGCAGCGCAAAACTAAGGTGGTCAACGGCAACGACTCTGACCCCTTCCTCAAGCCCTCCTTGCCCCAACT ACTGACCCTCGCTGAGTACCACGAGCAGGAAGAGATCTTCAAGCTTCGCCTTGGACATCTGAAGAAG GAGGAAGCTGAGATCCAGGCGGAGCTGGAGCGGTTGGAGCGGGTGAGGAACCTCCATATCAGAGAGCTGAAGAGGATAAACAACGAGGACAGCTCGGC ttttaaagaccATCCTACCCTGAATGAGAGGTACCTGCTGCTGCACTTGCTGGGCAGGGGCGGCTTCAGTGAAGTCTATAAG GCTTTTGACCTGTTTGAGCAGCGATACGCAGCTGTTAAAATCCACCAACTCAACAAGAactggagagaggagaaaaaggagaaCTACCACAA GCATGCATGCAGGGAGTACCGGATACACAAGCAGCTGGACCATCCCAGAATAGTCAAACTTTATGACTATTTCTCCCTGGATACTGACAC GTTCTGTACAGTTCTGGAGTTCTGCGAAGGCAACGACCTGGACTTCTACCTGAAGCAAAACAAGCTGATGTCGGAGAAGGAGGCACGCTCCATTGTCATGCAGATTGTCAGCGCCCTGCGCTACCTCAATGAAATCAAACCCCCCATCATCCACTACGACCTCAAACCGG GTAACATCTTATTGGTCGATGGTACTGCGTGCGGAGAAATCAAAATCACAGACTTTGGCCTGTCAAAGATTATGGATGATGATAACTATGGTGTGGACGGGATGGACCTCACATCACAGGGAGCAGGCACCTACTG GTACCTTCCTCCAGAGTGTTTTGTAGTGGGGAAGGAGCCACCTAAAATCTCCAACAAGGTTGACGTCTGGTCTGTGGGAGTGATCTTCTTCCAGTGCCTCTACGGACGCAAG ccgTTTGGTCACAACCAGTCACAACAGGATATTCTCCAGGAAAACACCATCCTCAAAGCCACAGAGGTCCAGTTCCCTGCCAAACCACAGGCTAGCACAGAGGCCAAG GCGTTTATCCGGCGCTGTCTGGCCTACCGCAAGGAGGACCGGTTCGATGTTCACCAACTGTGCTCGGACTCCTACCTCCTCCCTCACATGAGACGTTCAAACTCCTCCGGCTCCCTGCAGCCCTCCgcctcatctctctctaccTACTGA
- the LOC120568786 gene encoding serine/threonine-protein kinase tousled-like 1-B isoform X3, protein MSVQSNSGSGGGSLEATPSWSQLSSSPTISQQHITATAKSKEGPMEELHSLDPRRQELLEARFTGAVTGNTGGSTGSTSGGAKGLANESSNHSYGSLGSSSDKESETPEKKHSESSRGRKRKAETYSESSQGKTSTRGPKISDYFDFQGGNGSSPVRGLPSTRRSPQNSHSAPGSIVRQNSSSPTSLCFGEHNPKASSSKCVQTELTGLKLAALESNKSLDLEKKEGRIDDLLRANCDLRRQIDEQQKLLEKYKERLNKCITMSKKLLVEKSTQEKQSCREKSMQDRLRLGHFTTVRHGASYTEQWTDGYAFQNLIKQQEGINQQREEIERQRKLLAKRKPPNPASPSLSVASTSEPKQRKTKVVNGNDSDPFLKPSLPQLLTLAEYHEQEEIFKLRLGHLKKEEAEIQAELERLERVRNLHIRELKRINNEDSSAFKDHPTLNERYLLLHLLGRGGFSEVYKAFDLFEQRYAAVKIHQLNKNWREEKKENYHKHACREYRIHKQLDHPRIVKLYDYFSLDTDTFCTVLEFCEGNDLDFYLKQNKLMSEKEARSIVMQIVSALRYLNEIKPPIIHYDLKPGNILLVDGTACGEIKITDFGLSKIMDDDNYGVDGMDLTSQGAGTYWYLPPECFVVGKEPPKISNKVDVWSVGVIFFQCLYGRKPFGHNQSQQDILQENTILKATEVQFPAKPQASTEAKAFIRRCLAYRKEDRFDVHQLCSDSYLLPHMRRSNSSGSLQPSASSLSTY, encoded by the exons ATGAGTGTCCAAAGTAACAGTGGAAGTGGTGGTGGAAGTTTGGAGGCGACGCCATCTTGGTCGCAGCTCTCCTCGTCCCCAACGATTTCTCAACAACATATAACGGCGACCGCAAAGAGCAAGGAAG GCCCCATGGAGGAGCTGCACAGCCTGGACCCCAGGAGACAGGAGCTGCTGGAGGCCAGGTTCACAGGAGCTGTCACTGGCAACACAGGAGGCAGCACTGGGAGCACCAGTGGAGGTGCTAAG GGTCTGGCCAATGAGTCCTCTAACCACAGCTATGGCAGTCTGGGCTCATCTAGCGACAAGGAGTCCGag ACCCCGGAGAAGAAGCACTCTGAATCGTCCAGAGGGAGGAAAAGGAAAGCTGAAACCTATTCAGAGAGTAGTCAAG GTAAGACTTCCACACGTGGGCCCAAGATCAGCGACTACTTTGAC TTCCAGGGTGGAAATGGTTCCAGTCCAGTCAGAGGCCTCCCATCGACTCGTCGCTCTCCACAGAACTCGCACTCTGCCCCAGGCTCAATC GTCCGGCAGAATAGCTCCTCTCCTACAAGTCTGTGTTTTGGGGAGCACAATCCTAAAGCTTCCTCCAGCAAGTGTGTCCAG ACGGAGTTAACAGGCCTGAAACTTGCTGCTCTGGAGAGCAATAAGAGTCTGGacctggaaaaaaaagaagggcgAATAGATGACCTGCTCAGG GCTAACTGTGACCTGCGGAGACAGATAGATGAACAGCAAAAACTGCTGGAGAAATACAAGGAGAGGCTCAATAAGTGCATCACTATGAGCAAGAAACTGCTTGTAGAGAAG AGCACCCAGGAGAAGCAGTCGTGTCGTGAGAAGAGCATGCAGGACCGTCTCCGTCTCGGTCACTTCACCACTGTCAGACACGGAGCGTCCTACACGGAGCAGTGGACGGACGGATACGCATTCCAGAACCTGATCAA GCAACAGGAGGGCATCAACCAGCAGAGGGAGGAGATAGAGCGACAGAGGAAGCTGCTGGCCAAGAGGAAGCCTCCAAACCCTgcatctccctccctctcggTGGCCTCCACCTCTGAACCCAAGCAGCGCAAAACTAAGGTGGTCAACGGCAACGACTCTGACCCCTTCCTCAAGCCCTCCTTGCCCCAACT ACTGACCCTCGCTGAGTACCACGAGCAGGAAGAGATCTTCAAGCTTCGCCTTGGACATCTGAAGAAG GAGGAAGCTGAGATCCAGGCGGAGCTGGAGCGGTTGGAGCGGGTGAGGAACCTCCATATCAGAGAGCTGAAGAGGATAAACAACGAGGACAGCTCGGC ttttaaagaccATCCTACCCTGAATGAGAGGTACCTGCTGCTGCACTTGCTGGGCAGGGGCGGCTTCAGTGAAGTCTATAAG GCTTTTGACCTGTTTGAGCAGCGATACGCAGCTGTTAAAATCCACCAACTCAACAAGAactggagagaggagaaaaaggagaaCTACCACAA GCATGCATGCAGGGAGTACCGGATACACAAGCAGCTGGACCATCCCAGAATAGTCAAACTTTATGACTATTTCTCCCTGGATACTGACAC GTTCTGTACAGTTCTGGAGTTCTGCGAAGGCAACGACCTGGACTTCTACCTGAAGCAAAACAAGCTGATGTCGGAGAAGGAGGCACGCTCCATTGTCATGCAGATTGTCAGCGCCCTGCGCTACCTCAATGAAATCAAACCCCCCATCATCCACTACGACCTCAAACCGG GTAACATCTTATTGGTCGATGGTACTGCGTGCGGAGAAATCAAAATCACAGACTTTGGCCTGTCAAAGATTATGGATGATGATAACTATGGTGTGGACGGGATGGACCTCACATCACAGGGAGCAGGCACCTACTG GTACCTTCCTCCAGAGTGTTTTGTAGTGGGGAAGGAGCCACCTAAAATCTCCAACAAGGTTGACGTCTGGTCTGTGGGAGTGATCTTCTTCCAGTGCCTCTACGGACGCAAG ccgTTTGGTCACAACCAGTCACAACAGGATATTCTCCAGGAAAACACCATCCTCAAAGCCACAGAGGTCCAGTTCCCTGCCAAACCACAGGCTAGCACAGAGGCCAAG GCGTTTATCCGGCGCTGTCTGGCCTACCGCAAGGAGGACCGGTTCGATGTTCACCAACTGTGCTCGGACTCCTACCTCCTCCCTCACATGAGACGTTCAAACTCCTCCGGCTCCCTGCAGCCCTCCgcctcatctctctctaccTACTGA
- the LOC120568786 gene encoding serine/threonine-protein kinase tousled-like 1-B isoform X2, with product MSVQSNSGSGGGSLEATPSWSQLSSSPTISQQHITATAKSKEGPMEELHSLDPRRQELLEARFTGAVTGNTGGSTGSTSGGAKGLANESSNHSYGSLGSSSDKESENSDLKRGSSPAYSTPEKKHSESSRGRKRKAETYSESSQGKTSTRGPKISDYFDGGNGSSPVRGLPSTRRSPQNSHSAPGSIVRQNSSSPTSLCFGEHNPKASSSKCVQTELTGLKLAALESNKSLDLEKKEGRIDDLLRANCDLRRQIDEQQKLLEKYKERLNKCITMSKKLLVEKSTQEKQSCREKSMQDRLRLGHFTTVRHGASYTEQWTDGYAFQNLIKQQEGINQQREEIERQRKLLAKRKPPNPASPSLSVASTSEPKQRKTKVVNGNDSDPFLKPSLPQLLTLAEYHEQEEIFKLRLGHLKKEEAEIQAELERLERVRNLHIRELKRINNEDSSAFKDHPTLNERYLLLHLLGRGGFSEVYKAFDLFEQRYAAVKIHQLNKNWREEKKENYHKHACREYRIHKQLDHPRIVKLYDYFSLDTDTFCTVLEFCEGNDLDFYLKQNKLMSEKEARSIVMQIVSALRYLNEIKPPIIHYDLKPGNILLVDGTACGEIKITDFGLSKIMDDDNYGVDGMDLTSQGAGTYWYLPPECFVVGKEPPKISNKVDVWSVGVIFFQCLYGRKPFGHNQSQQDILQENTILKATEVQFPAKPQASTEAKAFIRRCLAYRKEDRFDVHQLCSDSYLLPHMRRSNSSGSLQPSASSLSTY from the exons ATGAGTGTCCAAAGTAACAGTGGAAGTGGTGGTGGAAGTTTGGAGGCGACGCCATCTTGGTCGCAGCTCTCCTCGTCCCCAACGATTTCTCAACAACATATAACGGCGACCGCAAAGAGCAAGGAAG GCCCCATGGAGGAGCTGCACAGCCTGGACCCCAGGAGACAGGAGCTGCTGGAGGCCAGGTTCACAGGAGCTGTCACTGGCAACACAGGAGGCAGCACTGGGAGCACCAGTGGAGGTGCTAAG GGTCTGGCCAATGAGTCCTCTAACCACAGCTATGGCAGTCTGGGCTCATCTAGCGACAAGGAGTCCGag aACTCTGATTTGAAAAGAGGGAGCTCCCCTGCCTACTCA ACCCCGGAGAAGAAGCACTCTGAATCGTCCAGAGGGAGGAAAAGGAAAGCTGAAACCTATTCAGAGAGTAGTCAAG GTAAGACTTCCACACGTGGGCCCAAGATCAGCGACTACTTTGAC GGTGGAAATGGTTCCAGTCCAGTCAGAGGCCTCCCATCGACTCGTCGCTCTCCACAGAACTCGCACTCTGCCCCAGGCTCAATC GTCCGGCAGAATAGCTCCTCTCCTACAAGTCTGTGTTTTGGGGAGCACAATCCTAAAGCTTCCTCCAGCAAGTGTGTCCAG ACGGAGTTAACAGGCCTGAAACTTGCTGCTCTGGAGAGCAATAAGAGTCTGGacctggaaaaaaaagaagggcgAATAGATGACCTGCTCAGG GCTAACTGTGACCTGCGGAGACAGATAGATGAACAGCAAAAACTGCTGGAGAAATACAAGGAGAGGCTCAATAAGTGCATCACTATGAGCAAGAAACTGCTTGTAGAGAAG AGCACCCAGGAGAAGCAGTCGTGTCGTGAGAAGAGCATGCAGGACCGTCTCCGTCTCGGTCACTTCACCACTGTCAGACACGGAGCGTCCTACACGGAGCAGTGGACGGACGGATACGCATTCCAGAACCTGATCAA GCAACAGGAGGGCATCAACCAGCAGAGGGAGGAGATAGAGCGACAGAGGAAGCTGCTGGCCAAGAGGAAGCCTCCAAACCCTgcatctccctccctctcggTGGCCTCCACCTCTGAACCCAAGCAGCGCAAAACTAAGGTGGTCAACGGCAACGACTCTGACCCCTTCCTCAAGCCCTCCTTGCCCCAACT ACTGACCCTCGCTGAGTACCACGAGCAGGAAGAGATCTTCAAGCTTCGCCTTGGACATCTGAAGAAG GAGGAAGCTGAGATCCAGGCGGAGCTGGAGCGGTTGGAGCGGGTGAGGAACCTCCATATCAGAGAGCTGAAGAGGATAAACAACGAGGACAGCTCGGC ttttaaagaccATCCTACCCTGAATGAGAGGTACCTGCTGCTGCACTTGCTGGGCAGGGGCGGCTTCAGTGAAGTCTATAAG GCTTTTGACCTGTTTGAGCAGCGATACGCAGCTGTTAAAATCCACCAACTCAACAAGAactggagagaggagaaaaaggagaaCTACCACAA GCATGCATGCAGGGAGTACCGGATACACAAGCAGCTGGACCATCCCAGAATAGTCAAACTTTATGACTATTTCTCCCTGGATACTGACAC GTTCTGTACAGTTCTGGAGTTCTGCGAAGGCAACGACCTGGACTTCTACCTGAAGCAAAACAAGCTGATGTCGGAGAAGGAGGCACGCTCCATTGTCATGCAGATTGTCAGCGCCCTGCGCTACCTCAATGAAATCAAACCCCCCATCATCCACTACGACCTCAAACCGG GTAACATCTTATTGGTCGATGGTACTGCGTGCGGAGAAATCAAAATCACAGACTTTGGCCTGTCAAAGATTATGGATGATGATAACTATGGTGTGGACGGGATGGACCTCACATCACAGGGAGCAGGCACCTACTG GTACCTTCCTCCAGAGTGTTTTGTAGTGGGGAAGGAGCCACCTAAAATCTCCAACAAGGTTGACGTCTGGTCTGTGGGAGTGATCTTCTTCCAGTGCCTCTACGGACGCAAG ccgTTTGGTCACAACCAGTCACAACAGGATATTCTCCAGGAAAACACCATCCTCAAAGCCACAGAGGTCCAGTTCCCTGCCAAACCACAGGCTAGCACAGAGGCCAAG GCGTTTATCCGGCGCTGTCTGGCCTACCGCAAGGAGGACCGGTTCGATGTTCACCAACTGTGCTCGGACTCCTACCTCCTCCCTCACATGAGACGTTCAAACTCCTCCGGCTCCCTGCAGCCCTCCgcctcatctctctctaccTACTGA